A single region of the Yersinia entomophaga genome encodes:
- a CDS encoding type III secretion system protein, which translates to MKYKFIEMLNVFLSSVGRDDLVNKNLDCHSTVQLELDGRQAINVDMHSDDIILWMSLSEYIPSRIEQVSVRLLNSILEYQSSCFQPGQPALLVHDNLLIMSAVLNSAALDDLSLFANSLEEFFDRSTHLEEILIY; encoded by the coding sequence ATGAAATATAAATTTATTGAAATGCTTAATGTTTTCCTTAGCTCGGTAGGGCGTGATGATTTAGTTAATAAAAATCTTGATTGCCACTCTACCGTTCAACTTGAGCTTGACGGAAGGCAGGCTATTAATGTTGACATGCACAGTGATGATATTATTCTCTGGATGTCACTATCTGAATACATTCCTTCCAGGATCGAGCAGGTCAGCGTTAGGTTACTTAACTCTATATTAGAGTATCAGTCTTCTTGCTTTCAACCAGGGCAGCCAGCGTTACTTGTTCATGATAATTTATTAATTATGAGCGCCGTTTTAAATAGCGCAGCTTTGGATGATTTGAGTTTGTTTGCTAATAGTCTGGAAGAATTCTTCGATCGCAGCACGCATCTTGAAGAAATTTTAATTTATTAA
- a CDS encoding EscV/YscV/HrcV family type III secretion system export apparatus protein: MRRLSWFLLQLRSKPELMVLLVMVTVIAMLVVPLPTFLIDFLIGLNIMISVLIFMGSFYITNILNFKTFPSILLISTLFRLALSISTSRLILLEADAGDIIATFGEFVIQDNLVVGIVVFAIVTVVQFIVITKGSERIAEVAARFSLDAMPGKQMSIDADARSGIIDNDQVKIRRGVLEQESQLFGSFDGAMKFIKGDAIAGIIIIFVNLVGGISVGVAQMGMDMSAALSSYTLLTIGDGLVAQIPALLISISAGFIVTRVSGNDKNLGENIVSELFYNDFSLLVTAIITCTIGFLPGFPTFIFIILSCLLFGLYFYRFYKKSKEDKSVNKVPTGVIDTPNNVTTGETIRTIENIDDYVPETLPIIVSVSVVHQKILEDRDFSLKIKKDIFIKFGYRVPDIAINYSPTIEQGKIIILINEIFAGEFSIRFGHLKIIGSTDELDILGIELFVIQEDNGSSSKWIDSKNQENATALGLNFCDDITEMVGCISGLLLRHIHEFFGIQEAKNLLDDLEAKCPELLKECYRHATVQKITEVFQRLLAEKISIRNMKLILESLVQWAPKEKDTLMLVEHIRCTLNRYISDKFSVLGVMNVLMLGGGVEDTIRQGIRQSSGGTFLNLEPDNAEKIVQSLSLAISNVNISLRDLIVLVPVDIRRFVKKIVEDRFPDLEVISFNEISESTKINVIKTI, encoded by the coding sequence ATGCGTAGACTGTCATGGTTCCTGCTTCAACTTAGGAGTAAGCCTGAGTTAATGGTTCTTTTGGTAATGGTGACAGTGATAGCTATGCTAGTCGTCCCTTTACCAACTTTCTTAATCGATTTTTTGATCGGTTTGAATATCATGATTTCTGTACTTATTTTTATGGGTTCGTTTTATATCACCAATATTCTTAACTTCAAGACATTTCCCTCTATTTTACTTATTAGTACTTTATTTAGACTAGCGCTCTCTATCAGTACCAGCAGACTGATTCTATTAGAAGCTGATGCTGGAGATATTATAGCTACTTTTGGCGAGTTTGTTATTCAGGACAATTTAGTCGTAGGGATAGTCGTCTTCGCCATAGTCACTGTTGTGCAATTTATTGTAATCACCAAAGGTTCAGAGCGTATTGCTGAGGTGGCAGCGAGATTCTCTCTGGATGCCATGCCTGGCAAACAAATGAGTATTGACGCTGATGCGCGTTCGGGAATTATTGATAACGATCAGGTGAAAATAAGGCGAGGCGTTCTAGAACAGGAAAGTCAGTTATTTGGTTCTTTTGATGGCGCAATGAAGTTTATTAAAGGTGATGCTATCGCCGGTATCATTATTATTTTTGTCAATCTTGTTGGGGGGATTTCTGTAGGTGTTGCTCAGATGGGAATGGATATGTCCGCTGCACTCAGTAGTTATACACTTCTGACGATCGGTGATGGTTTGGTTGCGCAGATCCCTGCACTGCTGATTTCCATCAGCGCTGGTTTTATTGTTACCAGGGTGAGTGGGAATGATAAAAACCTTGGGGAAAATATTGTATCAGAGCTATTTTATAATGACTTTTCTCTTCTGGTTACTGCAATTATAACTTGTACTATAGGTTTCTTACCTGGATTTCCAACGTTCATATTTATTATACTTTCCTGCCTACTTTTTGGTCTGTATTTTTATCGGTTCTATAAAAAAAGTAAAGAAGATAAATCGGTTAATAAAGTACCTACGGGAGTTATAGATACTCCTAATAATGTTACTACCGGCGAGACCATCAGGACTATAGAGAACATTGATGATTATGTTCCAGAAACTCTGCCTATAATTGTTTCAGTGTCTGTTGTTCATCAGAAAATATTAGAAGATAGAGACTTTTCGCTAAAAATAAAAAAGGATATTTTCATAAAATTTGGATATAGAGTTCCAGATATAGCGATAAATTACTCCCCTACCATCGAGCAAGGAAAGATAATTATCTTGATCAATGAAATATTTGCTGGCGAATTTAGTATAAGATTCGGTCATTTAAAAATCATTGGTTCAACTGATGAACTGGACATTTTAGGCATAGAGTTATTTGTTATACAAGAAGATAATGGTTCTTCGAGTAAATGGATTGATAGTAAAAACCAGGAAAATGCGACGGCGCTAGGTCTGAATTTTTGCGATGATATAACGGAAATGGTCGGTTGCATTAGCGGGTTATTATTACGTCATATCCACGAGTTTTTTGGTATTCAGGAAGCCAAAAATTTATTAGATGATCTGGAAGCTAAATGTCCAGAATTACTGAAAGAATGTTATAGACATGCCACAGTACAGAAAATCACCGAAGTATTTCAAAGGCTTTTAGCCGAAAAAATATCAATACGAAATATGAAGCTGATTTTAGAATCTTTAGTGCAATGGGCTCCTAAAGAGAAAGATACACTGATGTTAGTTGAACATATTCGATGTACGTTAAACCGATATATATCAGATAAGTTCTCAGTTTTAGGCGTAATGAATGTATTAATGCTTGGCGGAGGTGTTGAAGATACTATCAGGCAAGGAATTCGACAATCATCAGGAGGGACATTTTTAAACTTAGAGCCAGATAATGCGGAAAAAATAGTTCAATCACTATCGCTGGCAATAAGTAATGTAAATATCTCTTTGAGAGATTTGATAGTTCTAGTTCCTGTTGATATTCGCCGTTTCGTTAAAAAAATCGTAGAAGATCGTTTCCCTGATTTAGAGGTGATCTCCTTTAATGAAATTTCAGAATCTACAAAAATAAATGTAATAAAAACCATATGA
- the sctN gene encoding type III secretion system ATPase SctN, whose product MRLFDYGAHPTRISGVLIEAPLPRCFIGEICVIKRSLTNGELIAKAQVIGFCAGQTLLSLIGRVQGLSLDAVILPLGKPFQFPMSESLLGKVFKASGEEIQSFYSSSEPPDNQPLEWRNIDSSPPEITQRRAIGNRFDTGIKAIDGLLTCGRGQRLGIFAAAGAGKTSLMNMIIAHSDADVCVVALVGERGREVTEFINEIADSPRRDSTILVYATSDSPSVERCNAALLATSIAEYFRDLGKNVVLFVDSMTRYARALRDIALSAGELPARRGYPASVFEQLPSLLERPGNMQQGSITAFYTILLESEEEIDPIGDEIRSILDGHIYLNYRLAGRGHYPAIDILKSVSRIFSKITTPEHYQAATDLRDILARLDDIQFYLDLGEYQRGENQENDRALDRKEKIELFLKQKTGAKSLFLETQRALYELTS is encoded by the coding sequence ATGAGATTATTTGACTATGGCGCTCATCCAACCCGAATAAGCGGTGTATTAATCGAGGCTCCATTACCTAGGTGTTTCATCGGCGAGATATGTGTGATTAAACGTTCTTTGACTAACGGAGAGTTAATCGCTAAAGCTCAGGTTATTGGTTTCTGTGCCGGGCAAACTCTATTAAGTCTGATAGGTCGAGTTCAGGGACTTTCTCTGGATGCGGTAATTTTACCGTTGGGTAAACCCTTTCAGTTTCCTATGAGCGAGTCTTTGTTAGGAAAAGTATTTAAGGCCTCGGGTGAGGAGATTCAGTCTTTCTACAGCTCTTCTGAACCTCCAGATAACCAACCGTTGGAGTGGAGGAACATAGATTCATCGCCACCAGAAATCACACAAAGGAGGGCAATTGGTAACAGATTTGATACTGGAATCAAAGCGATAGATGGTTTACTTACCTGCGGCAGAGGGCAGCGTTTGGGTATTTTCGCGGCTGCAGGTGCAGGCAAAACATCGTTGATGAATATGATAATAGCGCATTCTGATGCTGATGTTTGTGTCGTCGCGTTGGTTGGGGAGCGGGGACGAGAAGTCACAGAATTCATTAATGAAATAGCTGATTCCCCGCGCCGAGACTCGACCATCCTGGTTTATGCTACCTCCGATAGCCCTTCGGTGGAGCGTTGTAATGCAGCGTTGCTGGCCACATCAATAGCGGAATATTTTCGTGATTTGGGAAAGAATGTGGTGTTATTTGTTGATTCTATGACGCGTTACGCCAGAGCACTTAGGGATATTGCGCTGTCAGCCGGGGAGTTGCCAGCTCGGCGCGGTTACCCAGCTTCTGTATTTGAGCAACTTCCTTCTTTATTAGAGCGACCAGGCAACATGCAACAAGGCTCCATTACGGCTTTCTATACGATATTGCTAGAAAGCGAGGAGGAGATAGATCCCATTGGTGATGAGATTCGCTCAATTCTAGATGGTCATATTTATCTTAATTATAGATTAGCCGGACGCGGGCATTATCCTGCCATTGATATATTAAAGAGCGTAAGCCGTATTTTCTCGAAGATCACGACTCCTGAGCATTATCAGGCTGCCACAGATTTACGGGACATACTAGCCCGGTTAGATGACATTCAATTTTATCTGGATTTAGGAGAGTATCAGCGTGGTGAAAATCAGGAAAATGATCGAGCATTAGATAGAAAAGAGAAAATAGAACTGTTTTTAAAACAGAAGACCGGTGCGAAGAGTCTATTTTTAGAAACACAAAGAGCGTTGTATGAACTTACTTCTTAA